One segment of bacterium DNA contains the following:
- a CDS encoding slipin family protein, which yields MTGTIVLIIFILFIVLNTFKILREYERGVVFRLGRYVGTRGPGLIILIPLFEKMVKVTLRTIALDVPVQEVITKDNVSVKVNAVMYFQVFQPDKAIIAVEDYMYATSQMGQTTLRSILGEHELDELLSNREKINQTLQKVIDERTDPWGIKVSAVEVKDIDLPEGMRRAMAKQAEAERERRAKVIHADGEFQASTKLRDAAMVMAQEPVTVQLRYLQTLTEIAVEKNSTIVFPLPIEFMKLFTQILEKNEKKA from the coding sequence ATGACCGGTACCATAGTTCTGATCATCTTTATCCTGTTCATCGTGCTCAACACCTTCAAGATCCTGCGGGAATACGAGCGGGGCGTGGTCTTTAGGCTGGGCCGCTACGTCGGCACCCGGGGCCCGGGGCTGATCATCCTGATCCCGCTGTTCGAGAAGATGGTCAAGGTGACCCTGCGCACCATCGCCCTGGACGTGCCGGTCCAGGAGGTGATCACCAAGGACAACGTCTCGGTAAAGGTCAACGCCGTGATGTATTTCCAGGTGTTCCAGCCGGACAAAGCCATCATCGCGGTGGAGGACTACATGTACGCCACCAGCCAGATGGGCCAGACCACCCTGCGCTCCATTTTGGGCGAGCACGAGCTGGATGAACTGCTCTCCAACCGGGAGAAGATCAACCAGACCCTGCAGAAGGTGATCGATGAGCGGACCGATCCCTGGGGCATCAAGGTCTCAGCGGTGGAGGTCAAGGACATTGACCTGCCCGAGGGCATGCGCCGGGCCATGGCCAAGCAGGCCGAAGCCGAGCGCGAACGCCGGGCCAAGGTGATCCACGCCGACGGCGAGTTCCAGGCCTCGACCAAGCTGCGGGACGCGGCCATGGTGATGGCGCAGGAACCGGTGACCGTCCAGTTGCGCTATCTGCAGACTTTGACCGAGATCGCGGTGGAGAAGAATTCCACCATAGTCTTCCCGCTGCCAATAGAGTTCATGAAGCTGTTTACCCAGATTTTGGAAAAGAACGAGAAGAAGGCGTAA
- a CDS encoding nodulation protein NfeD produces the protein MKKLFLFVLSIILVSGMTEASQVLVARVESAVSPASAKFMVQAVERAQREQAECLIIEMDTPGGLDQSMRQVIKSIMASTVPVVVFVAPQGSRAASAGAFITLSSHVAAMAPGTSIGAAHPVSIGQSGQMDSTMSGKVTNDAAAYIRSIAEKRGRNIAWADSAVRHSVSLSETEALKRGVIDLVAPNTSALLDSLDGRQIVMDRDTVTLSTGAARVITMEMNWRDRLLAVISDPNLAYIFFMLGLLGLYFEFSNPGAILPGVVGAISLILAFFAFQTLSVNYAGMLLILLSIVLFIIDVKAATHGVLTTGGIVSMFMGSVMLFNSPDPAMRASLQVIIPVVLVTAAFFLVGIWLSIKTLRTKPFSGDKGLLGQEGDARTLVNKDGGKVFVAGTHWSAWSETEIPEGTKIKVVEVKGMTLKVTNSL, from the coding sequence ATGAAGAAATTATTTTTGTTTGTTCTTTCGATAATTTTAGTTAGCGGGATGACTGAAGCCTCCCAGGTTCTGGTCGCCCGGGTGGAGAGCGCCGTCAGCCCGGCCTCGGCCAAGTTCATGGTCCAGGCCGTTGAGCGGGCCCAAAGGGAACAGGCCGAATGCCTGATAATAGAGATGGACACCCCGGGCGGGCTGGACCAGTCCATGCGCCAGGTGATCAAGAGCATCATGGCCTCGACCGTGCCGGTGGTGGTCTTCGTAGCGCCCCAGGGATCGCGGGCGGCCTCGGCCGGGGCCTTCATCACCCTGTCCTCCCACGTGGCGGCCATGGCGCCCGGCACCAGCATCGGGGCGGCCCACCCGGTCTCCATCGGGCAAAGCGGGCAGATGGACAGCACCATGTCCGGCAAGGTCACCAACGACGCCGCGGCCTACATCCGCTCCATCGCCGAAAAACGGGGCCGCAACATCGCCTGGGCCGACTCCGCCGTCCGGCACAGCGTCTCGCTATCCGAGACCGAAGCCTTAAAGCGCGGAGTGATAGACCTGGTGGCCCCCAACACCTCCGCCCTGCTGGATTCTTTGGACGGCCGGCAGATAGTGATGGACCGGGACACTGTGACCCTAAGCACCGGGGCGGCCCGGGTGATCACCATGGAGATGAACTGGCGGGACCGGCTGCTGGCGGTGATCTCCGACCCCAACCTTGCCTACATCTTCTTCATGCTGGGCCTGCTGGGACTGTACTTTGAGTTCTCCAATCCCGGGGCCATACTGCCCGGCGTGGTGGGCGCCATCTCGCTGATCCTGGCCTTCTTCGCCTTTCAGACCCTGTCGGTGAATTATGCCGGAATGCTTTTGATACTGCTTTCCATTGTTCTTTTCATCATAGACGTCAAGGCCGCCACCCACGGCGTCCTGACCACAGGAGGTATTGTATCCATGTTCATGGGATCTGTAATGCTGTTCAACTCGCCGGACCCGGCCATGCGGGCCTCGCTCCAGGTGATCATCCCGGTGGTGCTGGTGACCGCGGCCTTCTTCCTCGTCGGGATCTGGCTGTCCATCAAGACATTAAGGACCAAACCCTTCTCCGGCGACAAGGGCCTGCTGGGCCAGGAGGGCGATGCCCGGACCCTGGTTAATAAAGACGGCGGTAAAGTGTTCGTGGCCGGTACCCACTGGAGCGCCTGGTCGGAGACTGAGATACCGGAAGGCACCAAGATCAAAGTTGTGGAAGTTAAAGGCATGACGCTGAAAGTAACCAATAGCTTATAG
- a CDS encoding AMP nucleosidase: MKTKLDIARNWLPRYTGMEIDQFGDYILLTNFDDYLERFAERFNCEIKGHGRPMQAATNNQGLSIVNIRMGSPNIATIMDLLVARHPKGVLFLGKCGGLKKTSELGHFILPIGAIRGEGTGNDYLPPEVPALPSFKLHKFVSDKLKKRCLEYRTGVIYTTNRRVWEWDEPYKKYLKKLTAIAIDMETATLFIVGHANQIARGALLLVSDVPMVPHGIKTDRSDREVTKKFSKLHLDIGIESMTEIGKMGEKIKHFQY; encoded by the coding sequence ATGAAGACAAAATTAGACATCGCCCGCAACTGGCTGCCCCGCTACACCGGAATGGAGATCGACCAGTTCGGCGATTACATCCTGCTGACCAACTTCGACGACTACCTGGAAAGGTTCGCCGAGCGCTTCAACTGCGAGATCAAGGGACATGGCCGGCCCATGCAGGCGGCCACCAACAACCAGGGCCTGTCCATAGTCAACATCCGGATGGGCAGCCCCAACATCGCCACCATCATGGACCTGCTGGTGGCCCGGCACCCCAAAGGGGTGCTGTTCCTGGGAAAATGCGGGGGGCTTAAAAAGACCTCCGAGCTGGGGCATTTCATCCTGCCCATCGGGGCCATCCGGGGCGAGGGCACCGGCAATGACTACCTGCCGCCCGAGGTTCCGGCCCTGCCCTCCTTTAAACTGCACAAATTCGTCTCGGATAAATTAAAAAAACGCTGTCTGGAATACCGCACCGGGGTGATCTACACCACCAACCGCCGGGTCTGGGAATGGGACGAACCCTACAAGAAATACCTGAAGAAACTGACGGCCATCGCCATCGACATGGAGACCGCCACCCTGTTCATAGTGGGCCACGCCAACCAGATCGCCCGGGGCGCCCTGCTGCTGGTCTCCGACGTGCCGATGGTGCCCCACGGCATCAAGACCGACCGGAGCGACCGGGAGGTCACCAAGAAATTCAGCAAACTGCATCTGGACATCGGGATCGAGAGCATGACCGAGATCGGCAAGATGGGCGAGAAGATCAAACATTTCCAGTACTGA